One genomic region from Anabaena sp. PCC 7108 encodes:
- a CDS encoding AAA family ATPase, translating to MPSSLQSEYMNYAEFEQHVAKLIHKAGWTVETAKPNQPGHDLVVKKGNLIGAVQVKWLKGNVTAPQLLKFADYLDSNEGKKFNFGWFITTKGFGGPALALIRSWDKNTKMRCAIAYENKIVGVHGVIEIGGTEDTEETIKLDPPKKVYFGVFTCKGGVGKTTVAAHLAGAFALQGFNVALVDLDPEQNLQKLVGDGVFVPNPKGVGTTIQVFDGEDWHEDAARDCKIVICDCSPALERNPKELINKFDYCIIPTTLNPLGINKHGKVIQGTVEEIRKINQTAHLFVVVNNFKDPKSIKKMDILKRTFAEAYKQISRIDKKFHCIDPEKVCIRSSDQLYYWGMHILENPDNPRSELAFNLIGGRCHPREDFINLADYIETNAGIGILREKEDIELN from the coding sequence ATGCCATCATCTTTGCAGTCAGAATACATGAACTATGCAGAATTTGAGCAGCACGTAGCAAAACTTATTCACAAAGCTGGTTGGACAGTTGAAACTGCCAAACCTAACCAACCTGGACATGATTTAGTTGTTAAAAAAGGAAACTTAATTGGTGCTGTTCAGGTGAAATGGCTAAAAGGTAATGTAACAGCACCACAACTTTTAAAATTTGCCGATTATTTAGATTCTAACGAAGGTAAAAAATTTAATTTTGGTTGGTTTATAACTACAAAAGGTTTCGGTGGACCAGCATTAGCTTTAATTAGAAGCTGGGATAAAAATACTAAAATGCGCTGTGCAATTGCCTATGAAAATAAGATTGTAGGAGTTCATGGAGTTATAGAAATTGGAGGAACTGAAGACACAGAAGAAACCATAAAACTCGATCCTCCAAAAAAAGTTTATTTTGGAGTTTTTACCTGCAAAGGTGGAGTTGGTAAAACAACTGTAGCTGCACATTTAGCGGGAGCATTTGCTCTGCAAGGGTTTAATGTAGCACTTGTAGATTTAGATCCAGAACAAAATCTGCAAAAATTAGTAGGTGATGGTGTTTTTGTTCCCAATCCTAAAGGTGTTGGGACAACTATACAAGTTTTTGATGGTGAAGATTGGCATGAGGATGCAGCGCGTGATTGTAAAATAGTAATTTGTGATTGCTCACCTGCACTTGAACGAAATCCCAAAGAGCTAATTAATAAATTTGATTACTGTATCATACCAACAACTTTAAATCCGCTGGGAATTAATAAGCATGGAAAAGTTATTCAAGGAACTGTTGAAGAAATACGGAAAATTAACCAAACTGCTCATTTATTTGTCGTAGTTAATAATTTTAAAGATCCCAAATCTATCAAAAAAATGGATATCCTTAAAAGGACTTTTGCTGAGGCTTACAAACAAATTAGTAGAATTGATAAGAAATTTCATTGTATAGATCCAGAAAAAGTATGTATTCGCTCCAGTGATCAACTTTATTATTGGGGTATGCATATCCTGGAAAATCCAGATAATCCACGTAGTGAATTAGCATTTAATCTCATAGGTGGAAGATGCCATCCCCGTGAAGACTTTATCAACTTAGCAGATTACATTGAAACTAACGCTGGTATTGGGATACTCAGGGAAAAAGAGGATATTGAATTAAATTAG
- a CDS encoding metallophosphoesterase: MHRLLSGPLSIEKLTVKIAGLPASLQGIKLVQMSDFHYDGVRLSDKMLERAIALSNQEQPDLVLLTGDYITTTPEPIHKLVKSLKHLESRCGIYAVLGNHDIYYANSKSEVTKALTNIGIHVLWNEIAYPLGTELPLVGLADRYSQEFNPTLVMNQLDPTTPRIVLSHNPDTAETLQKWRVDLQLSGHTHGGQIVIPGLGPAVLYYKKLLRKIPMKIRRKVSFLRKNYSILHHWEWSQGLHKIGKNQLYVNRGLGTYLPGRLFCPPELTIITLQTR, translated from the coding sequence ATGCACAGGTTATTATCTGGACCGTTGAGTATTGAGAAATTAACGGTTAAGATTGCGGGTTTACCTGCATCATTACAAGGTATAAAGCTGGTGCAGATGTCAGATTTTCACTACGATGGTGTGCGATTATCAGATAAAATGCTAGAAAGAGCGATCGCACTCAGTAACCAAGAACAACCAGATTTAGTTCTCTTAACTGGCGACTATATCACTACAACACCAGAACCTATTCACAAACTAGTAAAAAGTCTTAAACATCTGGAAAGTCGTTGTGGTATCTATGCTGTATTAGGAAACCATGATATATACTATGCCAATTCAAAATCTGAAGTTACAAAAGCACTGACAAACATTGGTATTCATGTCCTTTGGAACGAAATTGCTTATCCATTAGGAACAGAATTACCACTAGTAGGACTAGCAGACCGTTACTCACAGGAATTCAATCCTACACTAGTCATGAATCAGCTAGACCCTACTACACCGCGTATAGTTCTATCCCACAACCCAGATACAGCAGAAACATTGCAAAAATGGCGCGTAGATTTGCAATTATCTGGTCATACTCACGGTGGACAAATCGTTATTCCCGGTTTGGGACCAGCAGTGCTTTATTACAAAAAACTATTGCGAAAAATACCTATGAAAATTAGACGTAAAGTCTCATTTCTACGAAAAAATTATTCTATTCTCCACCATTGGGAATGGTCACAAGGATTACATAAAATAGGAAAAAATCAGCTATATGTCAATCGTGGTTTAGGAACTTATCTCCCCGGCAGGTTATTTTGTCCGCCAGAACTGACTATAATTACCTTACAAACTAGATAA